Proteins co-encoded in one Chloroflexota bacterium genomic window:
- a CDS encoding AarF/UbiB family protein, producing the protein MKHSALDQARENLRLQQVYNLFLRYGWELLFDRWPVLVGFHSRMQRWLWHLPDDLEPLSLPVKVRLMIEELGPTYVKMGQIISSQASVVPPEWEIELEKLQSDVPAFPSSQVREVIVEELGAPPEEIYASFAPEPFAAASTAQVHAATLDDGRKVAVKVQRPNIYNEMKADIGIMSDAVRVISRRSDDLKAIDLEGMVGQFGVSVLAELDYNGEAYNAFRLADSLSDIANVEVVEIYPTYSSSKVLTEGFVDGVKANDIEAIEAAGLDREALATAALQSMIKMMLIDGFFHADPHPGNILVDLESGQLTLIDTGMVGELDFTQRMNLIQLLAAVQNIDVQAMAEIMESLSTPFVDDFDQKAYYKDFERTIGRYTYGGRAIPFGEAINEAMDLLRRHGLRLDPNLTMAIKALMQAEAIATELYPEGGIVNQGVTIAKEMLVQEVTAEKIVDVASQQAMSTARELLKRVPSLQEATIGWLDQYQKGRFEVYVDTSDLAQEVDKLGVFLRQIVIGIVLMGMIIGSAIAVSGLTSVDPEIPYWLWMFRIAYFGFIGAMVIGFLMLARLVWRWMTGKNPMGD; encoded by the coding sequence ATGAAACACAGTGCACTTGACCAGGCCCGTGAAAACCTGCGCTTGCAGCAGGTGTATAATCTCTTCCTGCGCTACGGTTGGGAGTTGCTTTTTGATCGCTGGCCGGTTCTGGTGGGATTTCATTCTCGCATGCAGCGCTGGCTCTGGCATTTGCCTGATGATCTGGAACCCCTGAGTCTACCGGTCAAGGTCCGTTTGATGATTGAGGAACTGGGACCTACCTACGTCAAAATGGGCCAGATCATCTCAAGCCAGGCTTCGGTAGTTCCACCGGAATGGGAGATTGAGCTTGAAAAGCTGCAGAGCGATGTGCCTGCCTTTCCCAGCTCTCAGGTGCGCGAGGTGATCGTGGAGGAGTTAGGTGCGCCGCCTGAAGAGATCTACGCCAGCTTTGCGCCGGAACCGTTTGCTGCCGCGAGTACCGCTCAGGTGCATGCGGCTACTCTGGACGACGGGCGGAAGGTAGCGGTCAAGGTCCAGCGACCCAATATTTACAATGAGATGAAGGCAGATATCGGAATCATGAGCGACGCCGTACGCGTGATCTCGCGGCGATCTGATGATCTCAAGGCAATCGATCTGGAAGGCATGGTGGGGCAGTTTGGCGTCAGCGTACTGGCTGAGCTCGATTACAACGGGGAAGCTTACAACGCCTTTCGCCTGGCCGACAGCTTGAGTGACATTGCCAACGTAGAGGTCGTAGAGATCTACCCGACCTATTCATCCTCCAAAGTCCTCACCGAGGGGTTTGTCGACGGGGTCAAGGCCAACGATATCGAGGCCATCGAAGCGGCCGGGTTAGATCGGGAAGCGTTGGCTACAGCTGCCCTGCAGTCCATGATCAAGATGATGTTGATTGACGGCTTTTTCCATGCGGATCCCCACCCCGGAAATATCCTGGTAGATCTTGAGAGTGGGCAATTGACTCTCATCGATACCGGCATGGTGGGCGAGCTGGATTTTACCCAGCGCATGAACCTGATTCAATTGCTGGCCGCTGTTCAAAACATCGATGTCCAGGCTATGGCTGAAATCATGGAAAGCCTGAGCACACCCTTTGTCGATGATTTCGATCAAAAAGCCTATTACAAGGATTTTGAGCGGACAATTGGACGATACACCTATGGTGGTCGTGCTATACCCTTTGGCGAAGCGATCAATGAGGCCATGGATCTCCTGCGCAGGCATGGTTTGCGCCTGGATCCAAACTTAACGATGGCCATCAAAGCGTTGATGCAGGCGGAGGCCATCGCTACGGAGCTTTACCCGGAAGGGGGCATTGTCAACCAGGGGGTGACGATCGCCAAGGAGATGTTGGTGCAGGAGGTCACCGCGGAGAAAATCGTCGACGTGGCCAGCCAACAGGCCATGTCAACCGCCCGCGAGCTTCTCAAGCGTGTGCCCTCTCTTCAGGAAGCGACCATTGGCTGGCTTGACCAGTATCAGAAGGGCCGGTTTGAAGTCTATGTGGACACCTCCGATCTGGCCCAGGAGGTGGATAAACTTGGTGTTTTCCTGCGGCAGATCGTCATCGGGATCGTGCTGATGGGGATGATCATCGGCTCTGCGATCGCTGTGTCGGGCCTGACCTCTGTCGATCCCGAAATTCCTTACTGGTTGTGGATGTTCCGGATCGCCTATTTTGGCTTCATTGGTGCCATGGTCATCGGTTTCCTGATGCTGGCACGTTTGGTTTGGCGTTGGATGACTGGAAAGAATCCGATGGGCGATTGA